The following coding sequences are from one Chaetodon trifascialis isolate fChaTrf1 chromosome 24, fChaTrf1.hap1, whole genome shotgun sequence window:
- the LOC139352056 gene encoding sodium-driven chloride bicarbonate exchanger-like isoform X3 yields the protein MLSVDHNKGFIYQRTDEEAVVDRGGTRSMLNTNFEKEELEGHRTLYIGVHVPLGRRSHRRHRHHGHRHRKRSKERDSTADDGRESPSHTDTPAQRVQFLLGTEDGDEEHIPHALFTELDEICLREGEDAEWKETARWLKFEEDVEDGGERWSKPYVATLSLHSLFELRSCIMNGTVMLDMRANSLEEIAEMVLDQHEVSGPLGQDARKRIREALLKQHHHQNHKKLANRIPIVRSFADIGKKQSEPHSMDKNGQTVSPQSQPANNEGKQDVSRENSAVDFSKIDLHFMKKIPPGAEASNVLVGELEFLDRPVVAFIRLAPAVLLNGLAEVPITTRFLFILLGPLGKGPQYHEIGRSIATLMTDEIFHDVAYKAKDRNDLVAGIDEFLDQVTVLPPGEWDPSIRIEPPKNVPSQEKRKIPPVPNGVTDLGESEEHGGHGGPELQRTGRIFGGLVLDIKRKAPHYLSDYTDAISLQCLASFLFLYCACMSPVITFGGLLGEATEGRVSAIESLFGASMTGIAYSLFAGQPLTILGSTGPVLVFEKILFKFCKEYGLSYLSLRACIGLWTAFFCLLLVATDASSLVCYITRFTEEAFAALICIIFIYEALEKLLHLGVHYPINKNNNLQKLTQYWCACVEPRNPSNETLRYWEERNITASQVNWTTLEVKECEMLHGEFEGSACGPHGPYIPDVLFWCVVLFFSTVFMSAFLKEFKTSRYFPTKVRAIISDFAVFITILTMVLVDYALGIPSPKLQVPNKFKPTRDDRGWLINPVGPNPWWTTIITFIPALLCTILIFMDQQITAVIINRKEHKLKKGCGYHLDLFVVGVMLGVCSVMGLPWFVAATVLSISHVNSLKLESECSAPGEQPKFLGIREQRFTGLMIFTLMGCSVFMTSVLKFIPMPVLYGVFLYMGASSLRGIQFFDRIKLFSMPAKHQPDFIYLRHVPLRKVHLFTIIQLSCLVLLWVIKTSKAAIVFPMMVLALVFIRKLLDFIFTKRELSWLDDLMPEWKKKKLEDAQQEEEHSIIAEEEGIVQVPLEGNYKSDPATVNITDEMSKGSFGNVWKSVNPTESAKKEPSAKSGSSGGEKRHKRRRHEKSLDRETSL from the exons ATGCTCTCGGTGGACCACAATAAAGGATTTATTTATCAG agaaCTGATGAGGAGGCAGTGGTGGACCGTGGCGGCACGCGCTCCATGCTCAACACCAACTTTGAGAAGGAGGAACTAGAag GTCACCGCACTCTCTACATTGGGGTTCACGTCCCCCTGGGCAGGAGGTCGCACAGACGTCACCGTCACCATGGCCATAGACACAGGAAGAGGTCCAAGGAGAGGGACTCCACAGCTGATGATGGAAGAGAATCCCCCTCACACA cagacacaccagCTCAGAGGGTGCAGTTTCTGCTGGGGACAGAGGATGGCGACGAGGAACACATCCCTCACGCCTTGTTCACCGAGCTGGACGAAATCTGCCTCAGGGAGGGCGAGGACGCCGAATGGAAAGAGACAGCCAG GTGGCTGAAGTTTGAGGAGGATGTGGAGGACGGTGGCGAGCGGTGGAGTAAACCCTATGTAGCCACTCTGTCTCTACACAGTCTCTTCGAGCTTCGCAGCTGCATCATGAACGGCACTGTGATGCTCGACATGAGGGCCAACTCGCTGGAGGAGATCGCAG aAATGGTTCTCGATCAGCATGAGGTGTCGGGCCCTCTGGGTCAGGATGCCAGGAAGAGGATCCGCGAGGCCCTGCTCAAACAGCACCACCACCAAAACCACAAGAAACTGGCCAACCGCATACCTATTGTCCGCTCCTTCGCTGACATCGGCAAGAAGCAGTCTGAGCCTCATTCCATGGACAAGAATg GCCAAACGGTCTCGCCTCAGTCCCAGCCGGCTAACAATGAGGGCAAACAGGACGTCAGCCGAGAAAACAGCGCCGTCGACTTCAGCAAG ATCGACCTCCACTTCATGAAGAAGATCCCACCTGGTGCTGAGGCATCCAACGTCCTGGTGGGGGAGCTTGAGTTCCTAGACCGCCCCGTGGTGGCCTTCATCCGCCTGGCTCCTGCCGTGCTGCTCAACGGCCTGGCTGAGGTTCCCATCACCACCAG GTTTCTTTTCATCCTGCTCGGCCCTCTGGGAAAAGGTCCGCAGTATCATGAAATTGGCCGGTCTATTGCTACGCTGATGACTGATGAG ATTTTCCACGATGTTGCGTACAAGGCCAAAGACAGGAACGACCTGGTGGCAGGCATCGATGAGTTCCTGGACCAGGTGACCGTGTTGCCTCCTGGAGAGTGGGACCCCTCCATCAGAATAGAGCCTCCCAAAAACGTGCCGTCTCAG GAAAAGCGGAAGATCCCCCCTGTTCCCAACGGAGTGACGGATCTCGGAGAGTCGGAGGAACACGGAGGGCACGGCGGCCCTGAGCTGCAGCGCACTGGGAG GATATTTGGCGGGCTCGTTCTTGACATCAAGCGAAAGGCTCCTCACTACCTTTCCGACTACACCGACGCCATCAGTCTCCAGTGTCTGgcctccttccttttcctctaCTGCGCCTGCATGTCACCTGTCATCACCTTTGGAGGACTCCTGGGCGAGGCCACAGAGGGACGTGTG agTGCGATCGAGTCCCTGTTTGGGGCCTCCATGACTGGGATCGCCTACTCTCTTTTTGCCGGTCAGCCCCTCACCATCCTGGGCAGCACGGGGCCTGTTCTTGTCTTTGAGAAAATCCTCTTCAAATTCTGCAA GGAATACGGCCTCTCCTACCTCTCCCTGAGGGCCTGTATTGGCCTGTGGACGGCcttcttctgtctgctgttggtgGCCACCGATGCCAGCTCGCTTGTCTGTTACATCACACGCTTCACAGAGGAAGCTTTCGCTGCGCTGATCTGCATCATCTTCATCTACGAGGCTCTGGAGAAGCTGCTCCACCTGGGGGTTCACTACCccatcaataaaaacaacaaccttCAGAAGCTCACACAGTACTG GTGTGCGTGCGTGGAGCCCAGGAACCCCAGCAATGAAACCCTGCGGTACTGGGAGGAGAGAAACATCACGGCCTCCCAGGTCAACTGGACCACGCTGGAGGTCAAG GAGTGCGAGATGTTGCATGGGGAGTTCGAGGGCAGCGCCTGCGGCCCCCACGGCCCCTACATCCCCGACGTCCTCTTCTGGTGCGtggtcctcttcttctccaccGTCTTCATGTCCGCCTTCCTCAAGGAGTTCAAGACGAGCCGCTACTTCCCCACCAAG GTGCGGGCCATCATCAGCGACTTTGCTGTTTTCATCACCATCCTCACCATGGTCTTGGTAGATTATGCCTTGGGGATCCCCTCGCCCAAATTACAGGTCCCCAACAAGTTCAAA CCAACCAGGGACGATCGTGGCTGGCTCATAAACCCTGTGGGGCCCAACCCCTGGTGGaccaccatcatcaccttcatccctgctctgctctgcaccatcctcatcttcatGGACCAGCAGATCACAGCCGTCATTATCAACAGGAAGGAGCACAAACTGAAG AAAGGCTGCGGCTACCACCTGGACCTGTTTGTGGTGGGAGTGATGCTGGGCGTGTGCTCGGTGATGGGCCTGCCGTGGTTCGTGGCGGCCACCGTGCTCTCCATCTCCCACGTCAACAGCCTGAAGCTGGAGTCGGAGTGCTCGGCCCCCGGGGAGCAGCCCAAGTTCCTGGGCATCCGAGAGCAGCGCTTCACCGGCCTCATGATCTTCACCCTGATGGGCTGCTCCGTCTTCATGACCTCTGTGCTAAAG ttCATCCCCATGCCTGTGCTGTATGGAGTCTTTCTGTACATGGGAgcctcctcgctcagaggcatCCAG TTCTTTGACCGTATAAAGCTGTTCAGCATGCCGGCCAAACATCAGCCGGACTTCATCTACCTTCGCCACGTCCCACTGAGGAAGGTGCACCTCTTCACTATCATCCAGCTCAGCTGCTTGGTCCTGCTCTGGGTGATCAAGACCTCCAAGGCTGCCATCGTCTTCCCCATGATG GTCTTGGCCCTGGTGTTCATTCGTAAGCTGCTGGACTTCATCTTCACCAAGAGAGAACTGAGCTGGCTGGACGACCTGATGCCagagtggaagaagaagaagctggaggacgCACAACAAGAG GAGGAGCACAGCATCattgcagaggaagagggcaTCGTACAAGTGCCACTGGAGGGAAACTACAA gagtGACCCAGCCACAGTGAACATCACCGACGAGATGTCCAAAGGGTCATTTGGGAACGTGTGGAAGAGCGTCAACCCCACTGAGAGCGCTAAGAAGGAACCAAGCGCTAAAAG TGGTTCCAGTGGCGGCGAAAAGCGACACAAACGCCGGAGGCATGAGAAGAGCTTGGACAGGGAGACAAGTTTGTGA